A stretch of DNA from Candidatus Atribacteria bacterium:
AGATCTCTTTTAATAGAAGATAATAAGTATTAATTATAGAAGATACCGTAAATCCTCGAGATTTGCGGTATCTTCTTTGTACAGGTTTTTTATATTTCTTTGCACAATCGGTAAAAAATAATTATTTATTTTCTAAAAATGAGGATAAAATTTAGTGCGGAGAAGAATAGTTGTTTTTATATTTTTTTCTATTATAATATAGATAAATAGAACGCTAAGGAGAGGAGAGTAAATAAATGGAAGAAAAAGGTACCTATCGTCTTAAAAAAGGTTTAGCCGAGATGTTAAAAGGTGGGGTAATCATGGATGTGGTGAGTGTAGAACATGCAAAAATTGCCGAAGAAGCAGGTGCGGTAGCAGTGATGGCCTTGGAAAGGGTTCCTGCTGATATCCGATCTGCTGGTGGGGTTGCCAGAATGGCTGACCCTAAAATAATAAAAGAAATCATGCAAGCAGTCACTATTCCGGTTATGGCTAAAGCAAGGATTGGGCATTTTGTGGAAGCTCAAGTTTTAGAAGCCTTAGGAGTTGATTATATTGACGAAAGTGAAGTACTAACTCCTGCTGATGAAAATTACCATATAGATAAATTAAACTTTAAGGTTCCTTTTGTCTGTGGAGCAAGGAATTTAGGTGAGGCTTTACGTAGGATAGGAGAGGGGGCAGCAATGATTAGAACTAAAGGAGAACCGGGAACAGGAAATATAGTAGAAGCGGTAAGACATATGCGTCAGGTCATGGATGAGATAAGAAGATTAAAAAATATACCCAAAGAGGAATTAATGACCAAAGCCAAAGAATTAGGTGCTCCATTTGAACTTTTACAAGAGGTAGCGCATAAAGGAAAATTACCCGTAGTTAATTTTGCCGCCGGAGGGATAGCTACCCCCGCCGATGCAGCTTTAATGATGCAGTTGGGAGCAGATGGCGTGTTTGTAGGTTCAGGAATATTTAAATCAGATGATCCTAAAATAAGGGCGAAGGCAATTGTAGAGGCTACTACCCATTACGATAATCCTAAAATTATTGCACAAGTTTCAGAAGGATTAGGTGAAGCCATGAAAGGGATAGAAATTTCTCAAATTGCTGCAGCTGAACGTATGCAAGACAGAGGTTGGTAAGTTAAGAATTAGATCAAAGATTGAACAGAGAGGAGCCAAGGA
This window harbors:
- the pdxS gene encoding pyridoxal 5'-phosphate synthase lyase subunit PdxS, which gives rise to MEEKGTYRLKKGLAEMLKGGVIMDVVSVEHAKIAEEAGAVAVMALERVPADIRSAGGVARMADPKIIKEIMQAVTIPVMAKARIGHFVEAQVLEALGVDYIDESEVLTPADENYHIDKLNFKVPFVCGARNLGEALRRIGEGAAMIRTKGEPGTGNIVEAVRHMRQVMDEIRRLKNIPKEELMTKAKELGAPFELLQEVAHKGKLPVVNFAAGGIATPADAALMMQLGADGVFVGSGIFKSDDPKIRAKAIVEATTHYDNPKIIAQVSEGLGEAMKGIEISQIAAAERMQDRGW